One Marinilabiliales bacterium DNA segment encodes these proteins:
- a CDS encoding AI-2E family transporter yields MQVKFPAYFKLVVILAGIVLIVIIMRSAKIVLVPLLISGLLAILISPFTSWQESKGIPSILAVSASLIALLAAITGIVYFFYNQLLGFSRDLSALENRVEEIIGAANDFITNNFEGVVPISIDSIKDTLFQQVYENMDALTQGIIATAGTVTMIFIMPVYIFLFLYFRKFLVEFVRRAFSDHYREKVSRVINSVQGVVQNYIKGMFVVICILAVLNSIALYSLGIRHAMLFAVFAAFLNVIPFLGPFIGATLPILFALLTKDSLWYPIGVFLAFYVIQLMESNIFTPKIVGGKVSMNPLMTIIALFIGNFIWGLAGMILFIPGMAVLKVIFDEIEGMEPYGFLLGKVSDSNDADTPKREYKLLAEIKKRMKF; encoded by the coding sequence ATGCAGGTAAAATTTCCGGCTTATTTCAAGCTTGTTGTTATCCTTGCCGGGATAGTGCTGATAGTTATTATAATGCGTTCGGCCAAGATAGTGCTGGTACCTCTTTTAATATCGGGACTTCTTGCCATACTTATCAGCCCGTTCACATCCTGGCAGGAGAGTAAGGGTATCCCATCAATACTGGCTGTTTCAGCCAGCCTGATAGCCCTTCTTGCCGCTATTACAGGTATTGTTTACTTCTTTTATAACCAGTTGCTTGGGTTCTCCCGGGACCTTAGTGCGCTGGAAAACCGGGTTGAAGAGATCATAGGGGCTGCCAATGATTTTATTACTAACAATTTTGAAGGTGTTGTGCCCATTTCGATTGACAGCATCAAGGACACTCTTTTCCAGCAAGTTTATGAGAATATGGATGCCCTTACACAGGGCATAATTGCCACTGCGGGGACGGTAACCATGATATTCATAATGCCTGTTTACATATTTCTTTTTCTCTATTTCAGGAAGTTCCTGGTGGAGTTTGTTCGGCGTGCTTTTTCCGATCATTACAGGGAGAAGGTTTCACGGGTGATCAACAGTGTTCAGGGAGTTGTGCAGAACTATATCAAGGGGATGTTTGTGGTGATCTGCATTCTGGCTGTTCTAAACAGCATAGCCCTTTACAGTCTCGGGATCCGTCATGCCATGCTATTTGCCGTTTTTGCAGCTTTTCTGAATGTTATCCCTTTCCTCGGTCCGTTCATAGGGGCCACACTCCCAATTCTCTTTGCGTTGCTGACAAAGGACTCTCTATGGTATCCCATTGGTGTGTTCCTTGCATTTTATGTTATTCAGCTGATGGAAAGTAACATCTTCACTCCCAAGATCGTCGGAGGAAAGGTCTCTATGAATCCTCTTATGACGATAATTGCACTGTTCATAGGGAATTTTATATGGGGACTTGCCGGTATGATACTGTTCATACCGGGAATGGCGGTACTTAAGGTGATATTTGACGAGATAGAAGGTATGGAGCCTTACGGATTCCTGCTGGGCAAGGTAAGCGACAGTAATGATGCAGACACACCGAAGCGTGAATACAAGCTACTTGCCGAGATCAAGAAAAGGATGAAGTTTTAG